In a genomic window of Vibrio gigantis:
- a CDS encoding AAA family ATPase gives MMKEAQLIPTQPVSVRECFGIDSNLTVMAFEHVGEYVPKVDPNYCFDPEVTLAILAGFTSNRRTLIQGTHGTGKSSHIEQIAARLNWPCLRINLDGHLSRLDFIGKDSIVIKDGMQVTEFKEGILPQSIQQPIALVLDEYDAGRPDVMFVIQQLLEQDGKYTSLEQNRVITPHPSFRLFATCNTLGLGNFSGLYSGTQVLNHSQLDRWNIIATLNYLDPQHETKIVLSKRPELNSESGQQLVEKMIATASLTRNGFRAGDLSTVMSPRTVITWAENIRIFDNVATAFRLSFLNRCEDEEKELVSEYYFRCFGEALETPTQSYAQSES, from the coding sequence ATGATGAAAGAGGCGCAATTGATACCAACACAGCCTGTAAGTGTGAGAGAGTGTTTTGGGATCGACAGCAACCTAACCGTGATGGCATTTGAACATGTGGGCGAATATGTACCCAAGGTCGATCCTAACTACTGTTTTGACCCCGAAGTAACGCTAGCGATATTGGCGGGGTTCACCTCCAATCGACGCACGCTGATACAAGGTACACACGGAACGGGCAAGTCTTCTCACATTGAACAAATCGCCGCGAGATTGAACTGGCCATGTTTGAGGATCAACCTAGACGGGCACTTAAGCCGATTGGATTTCATAGGAAAAGACAGCATCGTCATTAAAGATGGCATGCAGGTGACAGAGTTTAAAGAAGGCATTCTTCCGCAAAGTATCCAGCAACCCATAGCTCTGGTCTTAGATGAATACGATGCAGGACGACCAGATGTGATGTTTGTGATCCAACAACTCTTAGAGCAAGACGGCAAATACACCTCTTTAGAGCAAAACCGAGTGATCACGCCTCACCCCTCTTTCCGCCTATTTGCTACCTGTAACACGTTGGGGTTGGGCAATTTCTCGGGGTTGTATTCCGGTACTCAGGTACTTAACCATAGCCAACTTGACCGATGGAACATCATCGCCACGCTTAACTATTTAGATCCGCAACATGAAACCAAGATCGTGTTATCAAAGCGCCCAGAGCTGAACAGTGAAAGTGGTCAGCAGTTAGTAGAGAAAATGATCGCAACCGCTAGTTTAACTCGAAATGGTTTTAGAGCAGGCGATCTGTCGACGGTAATGTCTCCGAGAACCGTGATCACATGGGCCGAAAATATCCGAATATTCGATAACGTAGCCACGGCATTTAGGCTTTCATTCCTAAACCGTTGTGAAGATGAAGAGAAAGAGTTGGTAAGCGAATATTACTTCCGCTGCTTTGGTGAGGCCCTAGAAACGCCTACTCAGAGTTATGCGCAGTCGGAGTCGTAA